TAAGATAATTTATGTGAATGATTGAAAGGCAATTTACAAGTCTTCCCATTTGGCAACTTAGCCAATGAGCGACATTGGTAACTTCTCCTTTAACAAATGAAGAATTTTCCAATTCCCATGTAGAAGTCACTAATGCTAAGTAGAAGAAGAGGAACCACCTTTCTCCATTGCACTAAAAGCCTTTTGATACTTTTCATTTGAAGCATAAAGTTTTCCTTTCTTAGACCCCCTTGCTATCGTGCTTTGGTTTTGGTTCTTAATAACAATGCCATGTGAGGTGATTTCaaaagtttataaattattcacaataaattttcaaacaaacaacaaatttttcttcaaataaggaACTACTAACACATCTTTTAAATCTAACCGTCCTTCATCTATAATAACGCAAGTATCTTTGATATGATCAAAGAAAGTTAAACCGTTTCCATCTTCAACATAAATAACATGATTCCCATGATATTACTTAATATGACAAAATTTATCAGCATCCTTTATAATACATGAGGTAGCATCAGAATCAACAATAAAGGATTAATCATTTAAGTATTTAAGGCAAGACCAACAAGAGCTAGTGAAACATCTTCAGGTTGGTAGGGATAATCAAACCTATACCAACAATCAATAGTAATATGATTTGCTTTAagtaagataataaaatattattgatatttgattgtttttGACTTATGAAATCATTAACAGGAATAAAGTCCTACCCATTATGCATTTAAGTTTGAGTATCTCATTGTTGATTTCCCTTAATAGTAGGATAagagcttttattttattatgttggGATTTCAATGGAATGATTGTATTTtggaaatgaataaaatttgttgttgTGGCTATCTGGAGagattttgcatttaatttgGAGTTATGTTGATGCAACTTTTAATAGGGTTTCTGTACatgaatgaaatgaaacaaaatatcattataaCGTTATATTGAATTCATTTCttgaaaaaatttctaaatttgagTTAAATATAGCCTGTTgctattgttgttgttgttgttttttttttttttttgtgaattttggGACCCTAGAAACCCATAAATTGATTTATGTTCTGatttttttcatgcaaaaaaaaaaaaaaattaggaaaattttatcattttatctttttttgatCAACTTAACTCAATGGCTTCCCGAAAAtccctatttttttaaaaataaattttaaattagataaTAGGTTGACTAGTTAGTTGCCAATAACCTAAACATCTCAATTGTTTCAATCACATGCTGGATCACAATCCCATTAATTTGTAGGTCCTAatctcataaatgaaaattgtaattaaagggtaaaaaaaaactGTCCCTACATGAAAGGATATGAAGAGTGGCAGGAGCAAAACATATGTTGTGATCATAATCTTTTTCCATTATTCTTGTTTCATTAATGTGTACCAGAAGGAGGAACCTTGCTGGCCCAGCCATGGAATGTTTAGCTTACGAAGCTGCACAGCTTGGGAAGATTGATTTCCTGAGGGATGGGGTGAACATCTCTGAAATTCTCCGCCAAGAAACAATCCAGCGGAAAGACAATCTTCTTCACATTGCCGCGAATTTCGGGCAGGTGGACTTTGCCAGAGAGGCCATACGCTTGAATCCAGGGCTTTTAAGTCAAGCTAACATGAAAGGTGACACTCCATTGCATACTGCATCGAGGACAGGCTGTTTAGGCATGGTTGAACAATTTATTAGCAGCTCCAAAGCACTATGTTATGACATTGAAAGGATTAGGGAAAATGCGCCACAGGATTTGCTGATGGTGAATCAGGAGGGTGATACAGCACTTCATGTAGCAGTGAGATACGGTCATCTTGATGTGGTGAAATTATTGGTAAACGCGGATATTGAATTAATGCTGCATATGTATAATAAGGCTAATGAGTCCCCGCTTTATTTGGCTGTAGAAAGAGGATTTTTCGCCATTGCAAAACATATCTTAAATAAGTGTCCAACATGTTCTCATAGGGGCACCAAAGGCATGACAGCTTTGCATGCGGCTGTGGTTCGAACCCAGCAAGGTAATGTTTTTGCCATGGTTTTTTCAGGAATACATGTACCTATAAGTAGCATTGCATTTTCTAATATGACATTTTTTCAGGAATGGGTTGTAGCATTACaacttaattattataatagttCCTGCTATAATTTACGTATTGTGCAGGAATCAAATATGGCAATTCAATTCCGGTGCTGTCATTAGAAAGACTTCGGAGCTCAACTCGTGAATGTTCTTCGCGTTTAAAAGGATACTTTAAAGAAAACACATCGAGTCAAAATAGTAAGCTCATTTTCCTCTTAGTTTCTTTCTAGTTTATGTTTTAAAGAGTATACAAATCCAGTCAAActaagctctaataccatgttgaattattaatttccctaaaagtttaagcttgtaAGATTTGCattcaatatgcatatcatgctcCTTAATGGATTCTTCCTAATGTCCACAAAAGAGTTTCATCCATCCCTTTGTTTCTTCTGATCTTTTACTTTCCAATCCAATAAATGAATGCTTGAGTACCCCTTCTCTCTAATATTGTTCAATGAGACATTTCAGTTGCTAACTTATTATGTCTTGCAGGCCATGAACGTGGAAATGATGGTCCTCATTTGATATCTTTAGAAAGGCTGCGACAGTTTGTTTATAATATTGTTTTCAAGGTTCTAGAGTACCTTGGTGGACCTGTCTCAAATCAAACTGGTAAATTCCTCGTTTTAGAATAGGGCAATTAACTTTCTCAGATACGTTCATAATGCATAAATCATGCCCTTTACAAGAGAGCAAACCTCCCTCTTTTTCTCATTAGGAAAGTAAAACAGTAATACTTATTTTGGGAAACCAAAGGAAGAAAATCACACAATTACTTCTATAATATATGCCCCTCTAGCTACCCTCTTTAAAATTGATGGGAAAAATTCATTGCATGATGCCTGATCCTTCTCATGGAGAAGTAATCCCGAGCCATTATCtggtattaaaataaaaagaatgtaataatcacttaatttttattttctaaaagtacTCTTCTAGATGAAAAAgtatgttttaattatatttcttcttcttggtcTAAACTGCTAGATGACATTATGGCAATACTACTGGTCGAAAGGGAAGGTATGGTCAAAGAAACAGACATATTTGGGTGGACTCCCCTTCATTATGCTGCACAATTGGGATGTCTTGAAGCGACTGGGAAATTGCTGGAATGTGATAAATCAGTTGCTTGCTCGTTGGATATAGAAGATAGTTCTGCTCTTCACATAGCAGCTAAAAAAGGCTACATTAATATAATGGAAGAGATCACCAAACAATGTCCATGTGTTTATAATTTGGTTGACAAAAATGGCTGGACCATTCTTCATGTTGCAGCCCAATGTGGGGAGTCTAAAGTGGTGAAGTATATTCTAGACGTTCAAGGCTGGGAAAGCCTAATAAATGAGATAGATAATGAAGGCAACACGGCTTTGCATCTAGCTGCTATCTACGGTCATTACGACAGCGTCTTGATTTTGGCTAGAGATGGTAGAGTGGATAAGAGGGCAACAAACAAGAAATATTTGAAGGCTATCGACATTGTCCAAACAAATATGGATTTGGGAGAAATTAAAAAGGTATGTACTTAGAAAGGTGATAATTTTACATTGTACATTGGTTCCACTGCTTTATTTCTCTTTACATAtttgaaacttgaaaaaaaaatacagaagaAATAAGTTGCCTTAATTGAATTTTCTGGTCATATATGTGCCTGGTGGCTGGCTTTACtaaaaacaacattttattCTAAGAAGTTCTTTGAAAAATCTTTCCAGTATTGTATCATGAGGAAGTTGGAGAATAGCGGTGCTCAACAAAGTCTCGAGCGACTGATCGTTGGAGTAAACACAGACCAAAAAATCAATGACAATGAAGGGCTGAAAGAAGGCATAAATGAGTTAG
Above is a genomic segment from Vitis riparia cultivar Riparia Gloire de Montpellier isolate 1030 chromosome 14, EGFV_Vit.rip_1.0, whole genome shotgun sequence containing:
- the LOC117930532 gene encoding ankyrin repeat-containing protein At2g01680-like gives rise to the protein MCTRRRNLAGPAMECLAYEAAQLGKIDFLRDGVNISEILRQETIQRKDNLLHIAANFGQVDFAREAIRLNPGLLSQANMKGDTPLHTASRTGCLGMVEQFISSSKALCYDIERIRENAPQDLLMVNQEGDTALHVAVRYGHLDVVKLLVNADIELMLHMYNKANESPLYLAVERGFFAIAKHILNKCPTCSHRGTKGMTALHAAVVRTQQGIKYGNSIPVLSLERLRSSTRECSSRLKGYFKENTSSQNSHERGNDGPHLISLERLRQFVYNIVFKVLEYLGGPVSNQTDDIMAILLVEREGMKIVLLFT